The Streptococcus suis DNA window GATTTTTTAGCAGAAGTATATCGTTCATTATCAGTATTAGATGGGGCAATTCTACTGATTTCTGCAAAAGATGGCGTACAAGCACAAACTCGTATATTGTTTCATGCACTTAGGAAAATAGGTATTCCCACAATCTTTTTTATCAATAAGATTGACCAAAATGGAATTGATTTATCAACGGTTTATCAGGATATTAAAGAGAAACTTTCTGCGGAAATTGTAATCAAACAGAAGGTAGAACTGCATCCTAATATGCGTGTAATGAACTTTACCGAATCTGAACAATGGGATACGGTAATAGAGGGAAACGATGACCTTTTAGAGAAATATATGTCCGGTAAATCATTAGAAGCATTGGAACTCGAACAAGAGGAAAGCATAAGATTTCATAATTGTTCCCTGTTCCCTGTTTATCACGGAAGTGCAAAAAACAATATAGGGATTGATAACCTTATAGAAGTGATTACGAATAAATTTTATTCATCAACACATCGAGGTCAGTCTGAACTTTGCGGAAAAGTTTTCAAAATTGAGTATTCGGAAAAAAGACAGCGTCTTGCATATATACGTCTTTATAGTGGCGTACTGCATTTGCGAGATTCGGTTAGAATATCGGAAAAGGAAAAAATAAAAATTACAGAAATGTATACTTCAATAAATGGTGAATTATGTAAAATCGATAAGGCTTATTCCGGGGAAATTGTTATTTTGCAGAATGAGTTTTTGAAGTTAAATAGTGTTCTTGGAGATACAAAGCTATTGCCACAGAGAGAGAGAATTGAAAATCCCCTCCCTCTGCTGCAAACGACTGTTGAACCGAGCAAACCTCAACAAAGGGAAATGTTACTTGATGCACTTTTAGAAATCTCCGACAGTGACCCGCTTCTGCGATATTATGTGGATTCTGCGACACATGAAATCATACTTTCTTTCTTAGGGAAAGTACAAATGGAAGTGACTTGTGCTCTGCTGCAAGAAAAGTATCATGTGGAGATAGAAATAAAAGAGCCTACAGTCATTTATATGGAAAGACCGTTAAAAAAAGCAGAGTATACCATTCACATCGAAGTTCCACCGAATCCTTTCTGGGCTTCCATTGGTCTATCTGTAGCACCGCTTCCATTAGGGAGCGGAGTACAGTATGAGAGCTCGGTTTCTCTTGGATACTTAAATCAATCGTTTCAAAATGCAGTTATGGAGGGGATACGCTATGGCTGTGAACAAGGATTGTATGGTTGGAATGTGACGGACTGTAAAATCTGTTTTAAGTATGGCTTATACTATAGCCCTGTTAGTACCCCAGCAGATTTTCGGATGCTTGCTCCTATTGTATTGGAACAAGTCTTAAAAAAAGCTGGAACAGAATTGTTAGAGCCATATCTTAGTTTTAAAGTTTATGCACCACAGGAATATCTTTCACGAGCATACATCGATGCTCCTAAATATTGTGCGAACATCGTAGACACTCAATTGAAAAATAATGAGGTCATTCTTAGTGGAGAAATCCCTGCTCGGTGTATTCAAGAATATCGTAGTGATTTAACTTTCTTTACAAATGGACGTAGTGTTTGTTTAACAGAGTTAAAAGGGTACCATGTTACTACCGGTGAACCTGTTTGCCAGCCCCGTCGTCCAAATAGTCGGATAGATAAAGTACGATATATGTTCAATAAAATAACTTAGTGTATTTTATGTTGTTATATAAATATGGTTTCTTGTTAAATA harbors:
- the tet(M) gene encoding tetracycline resistance ribosomal protection protein Tet(M), encoding MKIINIGVLAHVDAGKTTLTESLLYNSGAITELGSVDKGTTRTDNTLLERQRGITIQTAITSFQWKNTKINIIDTPGHMDFLAEVYRSLSVLDGAILLISAKDGVQAQTRILFHALRKIGIPTIFFINKIDQNGIDLSTVYQDIKEKLSAEIVIKQKVELHPNMRVMNFTESEQWDTVIEGNDDLLEKYMSGKSLEALELEQEESIRFHNCSLFPVYHGSAKNNIGIDNLIEVITNKFYSSTHRGQSELCGKVFKIEYSEKRQRLAYIRLYSGVLHLRDSVRISEKEKIKITEMYTSINGELCKIDKAYSGEIVILQNEFLKLNSVLGDTKLLPQRERIENPLPLLQTTVEPSKPQQREMLLDALLEISDSDPLLRYYVDSATHEIILSFLGKVQMEVTCALLQEKYHVEIEIKEPTVIYMERPLKKAEYTIHIEVPPNPFWASIGLSVAPLPLGSGVQYESSVSLGYLNQSFQNAVMEGIRYGCEQGLYGWNVTDCKICFKYGLYYSPVSTPADFRMLAPIVLEQVLKKAGTELLEPYLSFKVYAPQEYLSRAYIDAPKYCANIVDTQLKNNEVILSGEIPARCIQEYRSDLTFFTNGRSVCLTELKGYHVTTGEPVCQPRRPNSRIDKVRYMFNKIT